One segment of Carya illinoinensis cultivar Pawnee chromosome 13, C.illinoinensisPawnee_v1, whole genome shotgun sequence DNA contains the following:
- the LOC122291527 gene encoding proline-rich protein 4-like: MRTKSPWPGALLAFWVCLFALSYHVQATSTELGVNSDGTPQNVEHKVAADDLHQEEEKFKKPFLPHPPIYKKPFPPFKKPFFKKLHPHPLSTFKKPLPPKFPFVKKPFILPPPIHGFKKPLPPPIPFFKKPLPPKIPIFKKPLPPPIPIFNKPFPPKIPIIKKPLPPPIPIFKKPLPPPIPVFKKPLPPKIPIFKIKKPLPPPIPIFKKPLPPKIPIYKKPLPPPIPVFRKPLLPPFPVIKKPLPPPIPIFKKPFFKKPLSPIPVSLPPHVPIFKKPLPHPFPIPKKPLPTPFPIHKPIFKKPIP; this comes from the exons ATGAGGACGAAATCCCCATGGCCGGGGGCTCTTCTGGCCTTCTGGGTGTGCTTGTTTGCTTTGAGCTACCATGTCCAGGCCACTTCAACAG AACTCGGTGTAAACAGTGATGGAACGCCTCAGAATGTAGAACACAAAGTGGCTGCAGATGATCTCCaccaagaagaagagaaattcAAGAAACCTTTTCTACCACATCCACCAATTTATAAGAAaccattcccaccatttaaGAAACCGTTTTTTAAGAAGTTACATCCACACCcactttcaactttcaaaaaGCCTCTTCCACCAAAATTTCCATTTGTCAAGAAACCATTCATTCTGCCACCACCAATTCATGGTTTCAAGAAACCACTTCCGCCACCAATTCCATTTTTTAAGAAACCGCTTCCACCAAAAATTCCAATTTTTAAGAAGCCATTGCCACCACCAATTCCAATTTTCAACAAGCCGTTTCCTCCAAAAATTCCAATTATTAAGAAACCACTTCCTCCGCCAATTCCAATTTTCAAGAAGCCATTGCCGCCACCAATTCCAGTTTTCAAGAAGCCACTTCCTCCGAAAATTCCAATCTTTAAAATTAAGAAGCCACTCCCACCACCAATACCCATTTTCAAGAAGCCGCTTCCTCCGAAAATACCAATATATAAGAAACCACTTCCACCGCCTATTCCAGTGTTTAGGAAACCATTACTTCCACCATTTCCTGTCATCAAGAAACCACTTCCACCACCAATTCCGATATTTAAGAAACCTTTTTTCAAGAAGCCTTTGTCTCCAATTCCAGTCTCACTTCCTCCGCATGTACCCATTTTCAAGAAGCCTCTTCCCCATCCATTTCCAATCCCCAAGAAGCCACTCCCAACCCCTTTTCCAATTCACAAACCAATCTTCAAGAAACCCATTCCTTAG
- the LOC122292124 gene encoding LOW QUALITY PROTEIN: CSC1-like protein At3g54510 (The sequence of the model RefSeq protein was modified relative to this genomic sequence to represent the inferred CDS: inserted 2 bases in 1 codon), whose amino-acid sequence MEDLKVWLCLVLVDSLVSTKSLGRSLDISFFHDILNWPSGKLGEPLVGHKELPVAFVIFKSRWGAALAAQSQQHPHPLLWITSRDVSWRNLVISYRILWLYKIGVVLAASLLTIFFAIPVTAVQGIARFEKLKKWFPPAMAVQLIPGLSSIFTGYLSSVILKGFIYIVPFAMLGMAKASGCISKSKEEIKACNMVFYFLVGNVFFLSMLSGSLLDEIGESFTHPKDFPSHLASAVSAQANFFMAYILTDGLSRFSLEILQPGLLFWDVIKSKTFGRRKKKNPCLYLLPYFRIIPMVSLSVLIGTVYAVVAPLLLPFLIGYFSLGYVVYVNQIEDVYETVYETCGQYWPYIHLYIVIAIILMQITMIGLFGLNSKPAPSISTIPLLLFTLMXNEYCKKRFLPTFHHYPVQNAVENDELDVKSGQMEVNYEDAINAYCSPCLQPVNFQLESESSSTQPLVSSLPSESF is encoded by the exons atggag GATCTTAAGGTTTGGCTATGTTTGGTACTTGTGGATTCCTTGGTAAGCACAAAATCACTAGGTAGGAGTCTTGATATATCTTTCTTTCACGACATTCTCAATTGGCCTAGTGGGAAGTTGGGAGAACCCCTGGTTGGACACAAG GAGTTACCTGTTGCCTTCGTTATATTCAAGTCTCGGTGGGGTGCTGCACTAGCTGCCCAATCTCAGCAGCACCCGCATCCACTTCTATGGATCACTTCTAGGGATGTATCCTGGAGAAATTTGGTGATTTCCTATAGAATATTGTGGCTTTACAAAATCGGGGTTGTTCTTGCAGCATCACTTCTTACGATTTTCTTTGCTATCCCAGTCACTGCTGTTCAAGGAATTGCCAGATTTGAGAAACTAAAGAAATGGTTTCCTCCAGCTATGGCTGTACAGTTGAT ACCAGGCTTAAGCTCTATCTTCACAGGGTATCTTTCTAGTGTCATTCTCAAAGGTTTTATATACATTGTCCCCTTTGCAATGCTTGGGATGGCTAAAGCATCAGGTTGTATTTCAAAGAGCAAAGAAGAGATTAAAGCTTGCAACAtggttttctattttcttgtgggaaatgttttctttttgagcATGTTGTCAGGGTCCTTACTAGATGAAATCGGAGAATCTTTTACTCACCCCAAGGATTTTCCTAGTCATCTGGCTAGTGCTGTCTCTGCTCAA GCAAATTTCTTCATGGCATACATCTTAACAGATGGGCTTTCAAGGTTTTCTTTGGAGATTCTTCAGCCTGGCTTACTCTTTTGGGATGTTATAAAATCGAAAACATTTGGCcgtaggaagaagaaaaatcctTGTCTTTATTTGCTACCCTACTTTAGGATTATTCCTATGGTCTCGTTGTCAGTACTGATTGGTACAGTATATGCAGTTGTGGCACCATTGCTGCTCCCATTTCTTATTGGCTACTTCTCTCTAGGATATGTTGTTTACGTCAACCAG ATTGAAGATGTATATGAAACTGTGTATGAGACATGTGGACAATACTGGCCATACATTCATCTCTATATTGTCATTGCGATCATTCTTATGCAAATTACTATGATTGGTCTTTTTGGACTGAATTCAAAGCCAGCTCCTTCCATATCAACAATTCCACTTCTCTTGTTCACCCTGAT TAATGAGTACTGCAAGAAACGATTTCTTCCCACATTCCACCACTACCCTGTCCAG AATGCCGTAGAAAACGATGAGCTTGATGTGAAGAGCGGGCAGATGGAAGTTAACTACGAGGATGCGATTAATGCATATTGTTCCCCATGTTTGCAGCCTGTAAACTTCCAGCTGGAATCAGAATCGAGCTCGACACAACCATTAGTTTCTTCATTGCCATCTGAGTCGTTCTAG
- the LOC122291528 gene encoding proline-rich protein 4-like: MRTKSPWPGALLAFWVCLFALSYHVQATSTELGVNSDGTPQNVEHKVAADDLHQEEEKFKKPFLPHPPIYKKPFPPFKKPFFKKLHPHPLPTFKKPLPPKFPFVKKPFILPPPIHGFKKPLPPPIPFFKKPLPPKIPIFKKPLPPPIPIFKKPFPPKIPIIKKPLPPPIPILKKPLPPPIPVFKKPLPPKIPIFKKPLPPPIPIFKKPLPPKIPIFKKPLPPPIPVFKKPLLPPFPVIKKPLPPPIPIFKKPFFKKPLPPIPVSLPHHVPIFKKPLPHPFPIPKKPLPPPFPIHKPIFKKPIP; the protein is encoded by the exons ATGAGGACGAAATCCCCATGGCCGGGGGCTCTTCTGGCCTTCTGGGTGTGCTTGTTTGCTTTGAGCTACCATGTCCAGGCCACTTCAACAG AACTCGGTGTAAACAGTGATGGAACGCCTCAGAATGTAGAACACAAAGTGGCTGCAGATGATCTCCaccaagaagaagagaaattcAAGAAACCTTTTCTACCACATCCACCAATTTATAAGAAaccattcccaccatttaaGAAACCGTTTTTTAAGAAGTTACATCCACACCCACTTCCAACTTTCAAAAAGCCTCTTCCACCAAAATTTCCATTTGTCAAGAAACCATTCATTCTGCCACCACCAATTCATGGTTTCAAGAAACCACTTCCGCCACCAATTCCATTTTTTAAGAAACCACTTCCACCAAAAATTCCAATTTTTAAGAAGCCATTGCCACCACCAATTCCAATTTTCAAGAAGCCGTTTCCTCCAAAAATTCCAATTATTAAGAAACCACTTCCTCCGCCAATTCCAATTCTCAAGAAGCCATTGCCGCCACCAATTCCAGTTTTCAAGAAGCCACTTCCTCCGAAAATTCCAATCTTCAAGAAGCCACTCCCACCACCAATACCCATTTTCAAGAAGCCGCTTCCTCCGAAAATCCCAATATTTAAGAAACCACTTCCACCGCCTATTCCAGTGTTTAAGAAACCATTACTTCCACCATTTCCGGTCATCAAGAAACCACTTCCACCACCAATTCCGATATTTAAGAAACCTTTTTTCAAGAAGCCTTTGCCTCCAATTCCAGTTTCACTTCCTCATCATGTACCCATTTTCAAGAAGCCTCTTCCCCATCCATTTCCAATCCCCAAGAAGCCACTCCCACCCCCTTTTCCAATTCACAAACCAATCTTCAAGAAACCCATTCCTTAG